One genomic region from Gopherus flavomarginatus isolate rGopFla2 chromosome 20, rGopFla2.mat.asm, whole genome shotgun sequence encodes:
- the ANP32E gene encoding acidic leucine-rich nuclear phosphoprotein 32 family member E isoform X2, with product MEMKKRITLELRNRAPEKVTELVLDNCRSSNGEIEGLNESFKELEFLSMANVELTSLARLPTLSKLRKLELSDNIISGGLEVLAEKCPNLTYLNLSGNKIKDLSTVEALQNLKNLKSLDLFNCEITNLEDYRESVFELLHQITYLDGFDQEDNEAPDSEEEEDEEGDEDDDEEEDEAGPPGEYEEDDDEDDGGSDLGEGEEEEEEVGLSYLMKEEIQDEEDDDDYIEEKGDEEEEGVQGEKRKRDPEDEGEEEDD from the exons ATGGAGATGAAGAAGCGCATCACGCTGGAGTTGAGGAATCGGGCCCCGGAGAAG GTGACAGAGTTGGTGCTTGATAACTGTCGATCCAGCAATGGTGAAATTGAAGGCCTGAATGAGTCATTTAAAGAGCTAGAGTTTCTCAGTATGGCCAATGTAGAACTGACATCACTGGCCAGACTTCCCACCTTAAGTAAGCTCCGAAAG TTGGAATTGAGTGACAACATCATTTCAGGAGGCCTGGAAGTCCTGGCAGAAAAGTGTCCGAATCTCACATACCTAAATCTAAGTGGCAACAAAATCAAAGATCTTAGCACTGTGGAAGCCCTT CAAAATCTTAAAAACTTGAAGAGTCTTGACTTGTTCAATTGTGAGATCACAAACCTGGAGGATTACAGAGAAAGCGTTTTTGAGCTGCTTCACCAAATCACATACCTAGATGGATTTGATCAGGAAGATAATGAGGCACCTGactcagaagaggaggaagatgaaG AAGGAGatgaggatgatgatgaggaggaggatgaagctGGTCCACCAGGAGAGTATGAAGAggatgatgatgaagatgatggaggttcagatttgggggagggtgaagaggaggaggaggaagtgggcCTTTCATATCTGATGAAAGAGGAGATTCAG GATGAAGAAGATGACGACGACTACATTGAAGAAAAAGGTGATGAGGAAGAAG AGGGTGTCCAAGGGGAGAAGAGGAAACGAGACCCTGAAGATGAGGGCGAGGAAGAGGATGATTAA
- the ANP32E gene encoding acidic leucine-rich nuclear phosphoprotein 32 family member E isoform X3: MEMKKRITLELRNRAPEKVTELVLDNCRSSNGEIEGLNESFKELEFLSMANVELTSLARLPTLSKLRKLELSDNIISGGLEVLAEKCPNLTYLNLSGNKIKDLSTVEALQNLKNLKSLDLFNCEITNLEDYRESVFELLHQITYLDGFDQEDNEAPDSEEEEDEGDEDDDEEEDEAGPPGEYEEDDDEDDGGSDLGEGEEEEEEVGLSYLMKEEIQDEEDDDDYIEEKGDEEEAEGVQGEKRKRDPEDEGEEEDD, from the exons ATGGAGATGAAGAAGCGCATCACGCTGGAGTTGAGGAATCGGGCCCCGGAGAAG GTGACAGAGTTGGTGCTTGATAACTGTCGATCCAGCAATGGTGAAATTGAAGGCCTGAATGAGTCATTTAAAGAGCTAGAGTTTCTCAGTATGGCCAATGTAGAACTGACATCACTGGCCAGACTTCCCACCTTAAGTAAGCTCCGAAAG TTGGAATTGAGTGACAACATCATTTCAGGAGGCCTGGAAGTCCTGGCAGAAAAGTGTCCGAATCTCACATACCTAAATCTAAGTGGCAACAAAATCAAAGATCTTAGCACTGTGGAAGCCCTT CAAAATCTTAAAAACTTGAAGAGTCTTGACTTGTTCAATTGTGAGATCACAAACCTGGAGGATTACAGAGAAAGCGTTTTTGAGCTGCTTCACCAAATCACATACCTAGATGGATTTGATCAGGAAGATAATGAGGCACCTGactcagaagaggaggaagatgaaG GAGatgaggatgatgatgaggaggaggatgaagctGGTCCACCAGGAGAGTATGAAGAggatgatgatgaagatgatggaggttcagatttgggggagggtgaagaggaggaggaggaagtgggcCTTTCATATCTGATGAAAGAGGAGATTCAG GATGAAGAAGATGACGACGACTACATTGAAGAAAAAGGTGATGAGGAAGAAG CAGAGGGTGTCCAAGGGGAGAAGAGGAAACGAGACCCTGAAGATGAGGGCGAGGAAGAGGATGATTAA
- the ANP32E gene encoding acidic leucine-rich nuclear phosphoprotein 32 family member E isoform X1, which yields MEMKKRITLELRNRAPEKVTELVLDNCRSSNGEIEGLNESFKELEFLSMANVELTSLARLPTLSKLRKLELSDNIISGGLEVLAEKCPNLTYLNLSGNKIKDLSTVEALQNLKNLKSLDLFNCEITNLEDYRESVFELLHQITYLDGFDQEDNEAPDSEEEEDEEGDEDDDEEEDEAGPPGEYEEDDDEDDGGSDLGEGEEEEEEVGLSYLMKEEIQDEEDDDDYIEEKGDEEEAEGVQGEKRKRDPEDEGEEEDD from the exons ATGGAGATGAAGAAGCGCATCACGCTGGAGTTGAGGAATCGGGCCCCGGAGAAG GTGACAGAGTTGGTGCTTGATAACTGTCGATCCAGCAATGGTGAAATTGAAGGCCTGAATGAGTCATTTAAAGAGCTAGAGTTTCTCAGTATGGCCAATGTAGAACTGACATCACTGGCCAGACTTCCCACCTTAAGTAAGCTCCGAAAG TTGGAATTGAGTGACAACATCATTTCAGGAGGCCTGGAAGTCCTGGCAGAAAAGTGTCCGAATCTCACATACCTAAATCTAAGTGGCAACAAAATCAAAGATCTTAGCACTGTGGAAGCCCTT CAAAATCTTAAAAACTTGAAGAGTCTTGACTTGTTCAATTGTGAGATCACAAACCTGGAGGATTACAGAGAAAGCGTTTTTGAGCTGCTTCACCAAATCACATACCTAGATGGATTTGATCAGGAAGATAATGAGGCACCTGactcagaagaggaggaagatgaaG AAGGAGatgaggatgatgatgaggaggaggatgaagctGGTCCACCAGGAGAGTATGAAGAggatgatgatgaagatgatggaggttcagatttgggggagggtgaagaggaggaggaggaagtgggcCTTTCATATCTGATGAAAGAGGAGATTCAG GATGAAGAAGATGACGACGACTACATTGAAGAAAAAGGTGATGAGGAAGAAG CAGAGGGTGTCCAAGGGGAGAAGAGGAAACGAGACCCTGAAGATGAGGGCGAGGAAGAGGATGATTAA